Proteins encoded together in one Vitis vinifera cultivar Pinot Noir 40024 chromosome 4, ASM3070453v1 window:
- the LOC100252964 gene encoding auxin-responsive protein SAUR21, with the protein MGFRMPSILHAKQILKLQSLLTRSQLSISATTAVVPKGHFAVYVGEAEKKRFVVPISYLNNPSFQKFLSHSEEEFGFNHPMGGVTIPCKEESFIDLTSRLSSS; encoded by the coding sequence ATGGGTTTCCGTATGCCCTCAATTCTTCATGCCAAGCAGATCCTCAAACTGCAATCTCTTCTTACCAGAAGTCAGCTATCTATATCAGCAACAACAGCAGTGGTGCCAAAAGGCCACTTTGCAGTTTATGTTGGAGAAGCTGAAAAGAAGCGGTTTGTGGTTCCGATATCTTACTTGAACAATCCTTCATTCCAGAAATTTTTGAGTCATTCTGAGGAAGAATTCGGCTTCAATCATCCAATGGGTGGAGTCACAATCCCATGCAAGGAAGAATCTTTCATCGATCTAACTTCTCGGCTAAGTTCCTCCTGA